Proteins found in one Methylobacter sp. S3L5C genomic segment:
- a CDS encoding chain length determinant protein, producing the protein MTKSSLSSKADESVTTGAVMPWVSLRKHFRISLYVFITIVIFGIPFAWFKGKPYYSSTAVIYVAPRVANILQENKEQELASYQQYKQFIDQQTSTITRYDILLSALKKMGDKRFVWQLPSETDRRAAERLQAALIILPVKDTYSISVTLESDKPEGLADIVNTTVETYIEKVHEGQSIYASKERVSVLYEQRDKFQNVITERKNRLAALAQELSVTTFVDGVANPYDKLLANTQLAYSEAQRSSMAAEAGLLLFENPTDPKKASIALDAVVADIVYKDQGLFSLKANMYERRSELVQQISGLDPSHPGYALIKKQLEVIEFEVVEATDQVTKDVKHMLVEERRSKVTLTRKIEQDLLDQMTAQKKNAAWFSTYYNEALTLNQDIKRYYNQLESVENRIGFLELESKAPGAIRMDSMARPPEIPTRGGRKKILFIALIAGLLAALGVPIIIDMLDRRIRTVGQAEKILGYKPLAAFLDAGQDDRSLRVIADQRRRLALALLREHKQHGKPSSLILMTSVNHNSEVTSQAMDLAMDYKNIDMRAVVVEVNPLKPDQRYVSTHTAGGLLSLIIDPNLAISEVVSPANDSYPDRISIGLSTKDLLFGYQRLQIALEKIAEIYPLVILDAAPILFSADVEFFTNISDITLLLIAAKKAKPGEIKRAVQLLERIDPKVMGFVVTGLEIFHGGGYYSSIAGGNSQSQQAEANFFGRYFRKNNDH; encoded by the coding sequence ATGACTAAATCCAGTCTATCATCCAAGGCTGACGAATCGGTTACTACCGGCGCAGTAATGCCGTGGGTCAGCTTACGGAAGCATTTTAGAATTAGTTTGTATGTTTTTATTACAATAGTTATATTCGGCATTCCTTTCGCATGGTTTAAAGGCAAGCCTTATTATTCAAGTACTGCGGTGATTTATGTTGCTCCGCGTGTAGCTAATATTTTGCAAGAGAATAAAGAACAGGAGCTTGCTTCCTACCAACAATACAAACAGTTCATTGATCAACAAACAAGTACTATTACCCGTTATGATATTTTACTGTCTGCACTAAAAAAAATGGGCGACAAGCGTTTTGTATGGCAATTACCTAGCGAAACCGATCGGCGTGCAGCTGAAAGACTGCAGGCCGCCTTGATCATCCTGCCCGTAAAAGACACTTATTCAATTTCGGTTACTCTGGAGTCTGACAAACCTGAGGGGTTGGCTGATATAGTTAATACCACAGTAGAAACCTATATTGAAAAAGTGCATGAGGGGCAATCGATTTATGCATCCAAAGAACGCGTGAGTGTACTTTACGAGCAACGTGATAAATTTCAGAACGTTATCACCGAAAGAAAAAATCGTCTGGCAGCGCTGGCTCAAGAGCTAAGTGTTACCACTTTTGTTGATGGCGTGGCTAACCCTTACGATAAATTATTGGCTAATACTCAGTTGGCTTATTCTGAAGCACAACGAAGTAGTATGGCGGCAGAAGCTGGCTTGCTATTATTTGAAAATCCAACCGATCCCAAAAAAGCATCAATAGCGCTTGATGCTGTTGTCGCTGATATAGTTTATAAAGATCAGGGCTTATTCAGCTTAAAAGCCAATATGTACGAGCGCCGAAGTGAGTTGGTTCAACAAATAAGTGGGTTAGATCCATCACATCCAGGATATGCCCTGATAAAAAAACAACTGGAAGTAATTGAATTCGAGGTTGTTGAAGCCACTGATCAGGTAACCAAGGATGTTAAGCACATGCTTGTTGAAGAGCGGCGATCTAAAGTCACTTTAACACGCAAAATAGAGCAAGACTTACTAGATCAAATGACTGCACAAAAGAAAAATGCGGCTTGGTTTTCGACTTATTACAATGAAGCGTTAACCCTGAATCAAGATATAAAACGTTATTATAACCAACTGGAATCAGTCGAGAACCGTATTGGCTTTCTTGAGTTAGAATCAAAAGCACCTGGTGCCATTCGCATGGACAGTATGGCAAGACCGCCTGAAATACCTACTCGCGGTGGCCGTAAAAAAATATTATTCATAGCGCTAATAGCCGGACTCCTTGCAGCTCTGGGTGTACCTATTATTATAGACATGCTGGATCGGCGTATTAGAACAGTAGGTCAAGCAGAAAAAATACTTGGTTATAAGCCACTGGCCGCATTCTTGGATGCTGGACAGGACGATAGGTCATTAAGAGTTATAGCTGATCAGAGGCGGCGTTTGGCATTGGCATTATTGCGAGAACACAAGCAGCATGGCAAGCCTAGTAGCTTGATTTTAATGACATCGGTTAATCATAATAGCGAGGTCACTTCACAAGCAATGGATTTAGCGATGGATTATAAAAATATAGATATGCGCGCCGTTGTCGTTGAAGTTAATCCATTAAAGCCGGATCAACGTTATGTGAGTACGCATACTGCGGGCGGATTGTTAAGCTTGATTATTGATCCCAATCTTGCAATATCAGAAGTTGTTAGCCCTGCTAATGATAGTTACCCGGATCGTATTTCTATTGGCTTATCAACTAAAGACTTACTATTTGGCTATCAGCGTTTGCAAATTGCGTTAGAAAAAATTGCTGAAATATATCCGTTAGTCATATTAGATGCAGCGCCTATTTTGTTTTCAGCAGATGTGGAATTCTTTACAAATATTAGCGACATAACACTATTGTTAATAGCGGCTAAAAAAGCTAAACCAGGTGAAATTAAGCGGGCTGTACAGTTGTTGGAACGTATAGATCCAAAAGTAATGGGGTTTGTAGTAACAGGCTTGGAGATCTTTCACGGAGGAGGATACTATTCTTCAATAGCCGGTGGCAATTCCCAGTCACAGCAAGCAGAGGCCAATTTTTTTGGCAGATATTTCAGGAAAAACAATGATCATTAA
- a CDS encoding polysaccharide biosynthesis/export family protein, translating into MNKIISLRSIVMLCLLLLSACGAWESIPDATPGADKAFNVPDRSKRISETSAIEAFKVETKHVEDYLLYDGDDINIEVIGRPELSGMQRIGPDGRISLSVVGSVMVRSLTREKAAEIINKALSPYYLNIYTTVRVEHYNSNRITIIGRVEHPGELLFNTPPNLLTILAQAGGMPLLRKEQVLTRCAIIRGDKILWIDLTRLLTGDTNLNVSLQRNDVIYIPDSTDTSVFVLGAVNHPGVFSLTPQMSFMDALGQAGGPTKDADFNELHLIRPGSNVNMKIDMSDILAPQKNLNVAINEGDIIYVPHSGISKIGYIVQQINPFATLLMFGAIGMGL; encoded by the coding sequence ATGAATAAAATTATTAGTTTACGTTCAATTGTCATGCTCTGCCTGTTATTACTGTCGGCATGCGGTGCATGGGAAAGTATACCGGATGCGACTCCTGGAGCAGATAAGGCTTTTAACGTTCCTGATAGATCTAAACGTATTTCAGAAACAAGTGCAATTGAAGCATTTAAAGTCGAAACTAAACACGTTGAAGATTACCTGCTATATGACGGTGATGATATTAATATTGAAGTGATAGGCCGGCCAGAGTTGTCCGGAATGCAACGCATCGGTCCCGATGGGCGTATCTCTTTATCGGTGGTAGGATCTGTTATGGTGCGAAGCCTTACTCGCGAAAAAGCTGCGGAGATTATTAATAAAGCACTTTCGCCTTATTATTTGAATATTTACACGACGGTACGAGTGGAACATTACAACTCAAATCGTATCACTATCATCGGTCGGGTTGAACATCCAGGCGAGTTACTATTCAATACCCCCCCTAATTTACTGACTATTTTAGCGCAAGCGGGTGGCATGCCTTTGTTAAGAAAAGAACAGGTACTGACACGCTGCGCTATTATTCGTGGCGATAAGATATTATGGATCGATTTAACGCGTTTATTAACGGGCGATACAAATTTAAATGTCTCCTTGCAACGTAATGACGTTATTTACATTCCTGATTCAACTGATACTTCTGTTTTTGTTTTGGGCGCCGTCAATCATCCTGGAGTATTTAGTTTGACGCCGCAAATGTCATTTATGGATGCCTTGGGTCAAGCTGGAGGTCCTACCAAAGACGCCGATTTTAATGAATTACATCTAATTCGTCCGGGTTCAAACGTTAACATGAAAATTGACATGTCAGATATATTAGCCCCTCAGAAAAATCTCAATGTCGCTATTAATGAAGGGGATATTATTTATGTTCCACATAGCGGCATCAGTAAAATCGGTTACATTGTTCAACAAATTAACCCCTTCGCTACATTGCTTATGTTTGGTGCAATTGGGATGGGACTTTAA
- a CDS encoding glycosyltransferase family 2 protein produces MITTLFFSFILLAKIVILCLTLPGTTELFVLTIAALLQKKHPVINRSIRKSSLPRLIVVVPAHNEADGIAACITNLQSSLNQTTGCDLIIIADNCQDTTADIAEKSGARVLIREDKLNRGKGYALNYAFTRLLAENYDGFLVIDADSRINRQLIRDFQYAFAQGVDALQCRYRIANPEDSRRSRLQYIAWLAFNELRLFGREKLGVSVGILGNGFALNRTVLEAVPYEAGSIAEDMEYHLRLVAAGFKVHFLNTAIVSSDAPNQNTNAEVQRTRWEGGRFRLMMDHVPSLFLRVLRGQWRLLEPLAELLLLPLAFHVLLLFFALLIPCPLLQYYAITGLLLVVAHVMIAIRFGGGGFEEIKVLTTVPFYILWKLTLLPKLWRNSRKNAAWQRTDRENS; encoded by the coding sequence ATGATAACGACATTGTTTTTTTCCTTTATATTATTGGCAAAAATAGTAATACTTTGTTTAACTTTACCCGGCACAACTGAACTATTTGTTTTGACCATCGCCGCGCTACTCCAAAAAAAACATCCCGTTATAAATCGTTCAATTAGGAAATCATCTTTACCACGCCTGATTGTTGTTGTTCCCGCTCATAACGAAGCCGATGGCATTGCTGCATGTATAACTAATCTGCAAAGCAGTTTAAATCAAACTACTGGCTGCGATTTGATCATTATTGCCGATAATTGTCAGGATACAACCGCAGACATCGCGGAAAAGTCAGGTGCGCGGGTTTTAATACGTGAGGATAAGCTTAATCGCGGAAAAGGCTACGCGCTGAATTATGCATTTACACGCTTATTAGCTGAAAATTATGATGGTTTTTTAGTGATTGATGCCGACAGTCGTATTAATAGACAATTAATCAGAGATTTTCAATATGCCTTTGCACAAGGTGTTGATGCGCTGCAATGTCGTTATCGTATAGCAAACCCAGAGGACTCACGTCGATCCAGACTTCAATATATTGCCTGGCTGGCATTTAACGAATTACGTTTATTCGGTCGCGAAAAACTTGGAGTATCGGTAGGTATTTTGGGTAATGGCTTTGCGCTAAACCGTACCGTTCTTGAGGCGGTACCATACGAGGCTGGCTCTATTGCCGAAGATATGGAATATCACTTGCGCTTAGTCGCTGCGGGTTTCAAGGTGCACTTTCTGAATACCGCCATCGTTAGCTCAGATGCACCCAATCAAAATACTAACGCAGAGGTACAACGCACTCGTTGGGAAGGTGGGCGATTTCGGCTGATGATGGATCATGTACCCTCGCTATTCTTGAGAGTTTTACGTGGTCAATGGCGCTTACTGGAACCACTGGCCGAATTGCTATTGTTACCGTTGGCTTTTCATGTACTACTGTTATTTTTTGCCTTATTAATTCCTTGTCCACTGTTGCAATACTATGCAATTACCGGTTTATTGCTGGTAGTCGCTCATGTGATGATTGCCATTCGTTTTGGAGGTGGTGGATTTGAAGAAATTAAAGTACTGACTACTGTACCTTTTTATATTTTGTGGAAATTAACGTTACTGCCAAAATTGTGGCGTAATTCACGTAAAAATGCAGCGTGGCAACGCACCGATCGGGAGAACTCATGA
- a CDS encoding glycosyltransferase family 2 protein, with protein sequence MTVLSVFIVTYNSAPLLRSCLDSLRAQTLTGNFEVIVVDNASRDESVAIIEAEYPEVHLIVSPVNLGFGNANNLALTIAKGRYLVLLNPDATLTADTLERSLIHMEETSDAGMGGGLLQGTKTEWQPSARLFPSLLNDGLTLSGLANRYPDSRFFGRFDRSWADPLKAVAVDWVPGAFVILRRSLVAQISLFDPRFFLYYEEVDLCRRIHQAGFKVYYWPDLVITHVGGASSETVDELVFASSGKQLTLWRMQSQILYYRKWHGLIYSWLAKVLEQIWHSLRAWRNTNRAPDKAAESRHIVQLWRQAWQETHGGLISPHQPW encoded by the coding sequence ATGACGGTTTTATCAGTTTTTATAGTAACTTACAATAGCGCACCGCTACTACGCTCTTGTTTGGACAGTTTGCGAGCGCAAACACTGACTGGTAATTTTGAGGTTATCGTGGTGGATAACGCTTCTCGCGATGAATCCGTTGCTATTATTGAAGCCGAATATCCAGAGGTTCATTTGATTGTCAGTCCGGTTAATCTGGGTTTTGGCAATGCCAATAATCTTGCCCTTACCATCGCGAAAGGACGTTATCTTGTATTGCTCAATCCTGATGCAACATTAACTGCAGATACACTGGAACGATCCTTAATACATATGGAAGAAACTTCAGATGCGGGTATGGGCGGCGGACTTTTACAAGGTACGAAGACTGAATGGCAACCTTCGGCACGACTATTTCCTTCCCTATTAAACGATGGCTTAACCCTGTCAGGTTTGGCAAATCGCTATCCTGACTCTCGTTTTTTTGGACGATTTGATCGCTCGTGGGCAGATCCTTTAAAAGCGGTGGCTGTAGATTGGGTTCCCGGTGCGTTCGTAATTTTGCGCCGAAGTTTAGTAGCACAAATCAGCCTCTTCGATCCACGTTTTTTTCTTTATTATGAAGAAGTGGATTTATGTCGACGTATTCATCAAGCGGGTTTTAAGGTTTATTACTGGCCAGATCTGGTGATTACCCATGTTGGTGGTGCATCATCAGAAACGGTTGACGAATTGGTATTTGCAAGCTCAGGCAAGCAACTAACTTTATGGCGCATGCAAAGTCAAATTTTGTACTATCGCAAATGGCACGGCCTTATTTATAGCTGGCTGGCCAAAGTCTTGGAACAAATCTGGCATAGTTTACGAGCTTGGCGTAATACTAACCGCGCACCGGATAAAGCAGCAGAATCAAGACACATCGTGCAACTCTGGCGACAAGCATGGCAAGAGACTCACGGCGGTCTTATTTCTCCACATCAACCTTGGTAA
- a CDS encoding serine O-acetyltransferase gives MFENIREDWRTYEGDLSRQGLGVMLVYRFGRWRYKIKYRWLRLPFSFAYRILKLLSQILTGIDLPCEVQVGRRLTIEHFGDIIISGDVIIGDDVVIRNGVTIGLKRTGISGAPVIGNRVDIGTGAKLLGAIRIGDDVVIGANAVVLQDVPANSLAVGVPAKIKPRSFKAVNEHRNV, from the coding sequence ATGTTTGAAAATATTCGTGAAGATTGGCGAACCTACGAAGGTGATTTAAGTCGGCAAGGCTTGGGAGTCATGCTTGTGTATCGTTTTGGTCGCTGGCGTTATAAAATCAAATATCGCTGGTTACGTTTGCCATTCTCTTTTGCCTATAGAATTCTAAAATTGTTATCGCAAATTTTGACAGGCATCGATTTACCTTGCGAAGTGCAGGTGGGTCGTCGCTTAACGATCGAACACTTTGGCGATATTATCATCAGTGGTGATGTTATCATCGGTGATGATGTCGTGATCCGCAACGGTGTCACTATTGGCTTGAAACGCACCGGCATTTCAGGAGCGCCGGTTATTGGCAACCGTGTTGATATTGGTACCGGAGCCAAGTTATTGGGCGCTATTCGAATTGGTGACGACGTAGTCATTGGCGCAAATGCCGTGGTGCTACAAGATGTTCCGGCCAACTCCTTGGCGGTAGGCGTACCGGCAAAGATTAAACCACGTTCTTTCAAAGCAGTGAACGAGCACCGCAATGTCTAA
- a CDS encoding WecB/TagA/CpsF family glycosyltransferase — MSKLITTIPGPLGQRPRPTILRLLRPWLFLVQSALPRIFDVVTSLLLLLLLLPLLLLRGFIAYSQTGLAFNRQIQIGRFQQQFERLSFAGYLPGQQLAVLLNVLRGDLAWAGPRPVSPEELSALSVNALFRFGVRPGVISPYALRKKIGLAYDDERVTDHEFYYSATAKEHIGLSLRGVVGSLLTGNQPRPTPPILHFWGVDIVNTSMAEALDWIEQRILQKQKALLAFVNPACLNIAYTHTEYRDVLQTVERVLPDGIGINIGCRLLNESLLANINGTDLFPRLCERAAKSGYSLFLLGGLPGIAELTAQAMQERYPNLLIAGVHDGYFSSEQESQVIETINKSGAALLLVGFGVPQQELWLARHREQLLPTVCFGIGGLFDYYSGRIPRAPVWMREIGLEWTWRLLQEPGRMWKRYLIGNPLFLYRVWLQRQQGSKL, encoded by the coding sequence ATGTCTAAGTTGATAACTACAATACCCGGTCCGTTGGGACAGCGACCGCGCCCTACTATTTTGCGTTTACTGCGGCCTTGGCTGTTCCTTGTCCAATCCGCTCTGCCGCGTATTTTCGATGTGGTCACAAGCCTGCTACTACTATTACTTTTATTGCCACTATTACTGCTACGGGGATTTATTGCTTACAGCCAAACCGGTTTGGCTTTTAATCGGCAAATTCAGATTGGACGTTTTCAACAACAGTTTGAACGCTTGTCTTTTGCAGGCTACTTGCCAGGTCAACAACTGGCAGTATTATTAAATGTATTGCGCGGCGATTTGGCTTGGGCAGGCCCACGTCCTGTCAGCCCGGAAGAACTTTCTGCCTTGTCAGTGAACGCTTTGTTTCGTTTTGGCGTCAGACCGGGGGTTATTTCTCCGTATGCACTCAGGAAGAAAATTGGCTTGGCTTACGATGATGAGCGAGTAACTGATCATGAATTTTATTATAGCGCGACGGCTAAAGAACATATTGGCCTGAGTCTACGTGGCGTCGTTGGTTCATTACTAACTGGCAATCAGCCTAGACCCACACCGCCAATCCTACATTTTTGGGGTGTCGATATTGTCAATACCAGTATGGCGGAAGCTTTGGATTGGATTGAACAGCGTATCCTGCAAAAACAAAAAGCCCTGCTGGCTTTCGTCAACCCTGCTTGCCTGAACATTGCTTATACGCACACGGAATATCGGGATGTATTACAGACTGTAGAGCGCGTATTACCGGATGGCATCGGGATTAATATCGGTTGTCGACTACTTAATGAATCATTGCTCGCTAACATTAACGGCACCGATCTGTTTCCGCGTCTGTGCGAACGCGCGGCTAAAAGTGGCTATAGTTTGTTTTTATTGGGTGGCTTGCCAGGTATTGCAGAGCTTACGGCTCAGGCGATGCAAGAACGTTATCCTAATCTGCTCATCGCTGGTGTTCATGATGGTTATTTTTCCAGTGAACAGGAAAGCCAGGTCATCGAAACCATTAATAAGTCCGGCGCGGCCCTTCTATTGGTGGGTTTCGGTGTGCCTCAACAAGAATTATGGTTGGCGCGTCATCGTGAACAATTACTGCCCACTGTCTGTTTTGGTATCGGCGGGTTGTTCGATTATTATTCCGGGCGGATTCCACGTGCGCCGGTTTGGATGCGTGAAATCGGGTTGGAGTGGACTTGGCGACTACTTCAAGAACCCGGTCGAATGTGGAAGCGCTATCTGATTGGTAATCCCTTATTTCTTTATCGTGTTTGGTTGCAGCGTCAGCAGGGGTCAAAACTATGA
- a CDS encoding sugar transferase yields MTEGLIFKMKNNPPISRFISKAFINELLPLWDVLKGDMSLISPRPALPSEINHYSLQDCQRLEVIFDITCIWQVSGHSNIPFPQQVQLDEEYIQSQSLLVDLTMLLKIIPAILLSHGAY; encoded by the coding sequence ATGACCGAAGGATTGATCTTTAAGATGAAAAATAACCCGCCTATTAGCCGCTTTATTAGTAAGGCCTTCATTAATGAATTACTCCCATTATGGGATGTTTTAAAAGGTGATATGTCATTGATTAGTCCTCGTCCTGCACTGCCCTCCGAAATCAACCATTATTCCTTACAAGATTGTCAACGACTGGAAGTCATTTTTGATATTACTTGTATTTGGCAAGTATCCGGGCATTCCAACATACCTTTTCCGCAACAGGTGCAACTGGATGAGGAATACATTCAATCCCAGTCGTTATTAGTTGATCTTACGATGCTGTTAAAAATTATTCCTGCGATTTTATTAAGTCATGGAGCTTACTGA
- a CDS encoding NDP-sugar synthase codes for MDVIIFADRKGQELLPLTEAVCVPLLPVAGKMVIEYTLEALVDADLRKAHIILSPYAEQVKKTLGNGDRWGIQITYSTSRGEESPIQALMQLQQTPVPPFLILRGDIIRSGQVNAFLQQAQTQSAPCVHALFGDENAYMLFCRDLLHTELDSLNWVTSIQKHPTNFTINLIGSVAKLDSLAAFHQANLDAAVGRIAMLLVPGRQTSIGLTQGRNTQAYPQNLKQGIALIGSNCHLHPSVELSGEVVIGDNVIIDRLATIESCVILPHTYIGELVELRNAIVRGNDLIRVDNGSILKISDAFLLADLKTTTFNKGLRSIFNRVAGLTLLLLSLPLWVFALVFSLLKNPAEPYCSRRLRGNKIEPNAFGMPERTEFTAGEWQISTPVLRYLPRILAVISGDLTLIGTLPVSIETAALRTTEWENLADQAPAGLLGPTQLHIPIDASEDEKLMSDSFYAAHFNLRQDLRYLLQSLQALVSRKAWFG; via the coding sequence ATGGATGTCATAATTTTCGCAGATCGTAAAGGACAAGAATTATTGCCGTTGACGGAAGCAGTTTGCGTACCTTTATTACCGGTGGCCGGGAAAATGGTTATTGAGTATACCTTGGAAGCGTTGGTTGATGCAGATTTACGAAAAGCTCATATTATCCTCTCGCCTTATGCAGAGCAGGTCAAAAAAACGCTGGGCAATGGTGATCGCTGGGGTATACAAATAACATACAGCACCAGTCGTGGTGAAGAATCACCCATACAAGCGTTGATGCAGCTTCAACAAACGCCTGTACCACCCTTTTTAATACTACGGGGTGATATTATCCGTAGCGGACAAGTTAATGCTTTTTTGCAGCAGGCACAAACACAATCAGCGCCCTGTGTACATGCGCTGTTTGGCGATGAAAATGCTTATATGCTGTTCTGTCGTGATTTGCTTCATACTGAATTGGACAGTTTGAATTGGGTAACATCCATTCAAAAACACCCAACCAATTTTACGATCAATCTAATAGGTTCAGTGGCCAAGCTGGATTCACTCGCCGCCTTCCATCAGGCCAATCTGGATGCAGCGGTAGGACGGATTGCCATGCTATTGGTTCCGGGTCGCCAAACCAGTATCGGCCTTACACAAGGCCGTAATACCCAGGCGTACCCTCAAAACTTAAAGCAAGGCATCGCCTTGATTGGCTCCAATTGCCATTTACATCCTTCTGTTGAATTAAGTGGAGAAGTTGTGATCGGTGATAATGTTATTATTGACCGTTTAGCCACTATCGAATCATGTGTCATATTACCCCACACCTATATTGGTGAATTAGTGGAACTCCGTAACGCCATCGTTCGAGGTAATGATCTCATTCGTGTCGATAATGGCTCAATACTGAAAATTAGCGATGCTTTTTTACTCGCCGACCTAAAGACCACCACCTTCAACAAGGGTTTAAGATCAATTTTTAACCGCGTTGCCGGCTTGACATTATTATTACTGAGCTTACCTCTTTGGGTTTTTGCCTTGGTTTTTAGTCTGTTGAAAAATCCTGCAGAGCCTTACTGTAGCCGCCGTTTACGCGGAAATAAAATAGAACCAAATGCTTTTGGCATGCCGGAACGAACCGAGTTTACGGCAGGAGAATGGCAGATAAGCACACCCGTGCTACGTTACTTGCCTCGTATTCTTGCGGTTATCAGTGGCGATTTGACGCTCATAGGCACCTTGCCGGTCAGTATTGAAACTGCAGCGCTCCGTACCACGGAATGGGAGAATCTTGCCGATCAAGCCCCTGCAGGGTTATTGGGGCCAACACAGTTACACATACCTATTGACGCTTCTGAAGACGAAAAGCTGATGAGTGATTCTTTTTATGCGGCTCATTTTAACCTCAGGCAGGATTTGCGCTATTTATTACAATCCCTACAGGCACTTGTTTCGCGTAAAGCCTGGTTTGGCTAA
- a CDS encoding ATP-binding protein, which produces MIITKNRTTGITLTIASVAKCVSPLCDALHGLCLDASGSDSCAHAVQLAVVEALNNVILHAYNNQPDNDIVVQWRPENRQLRIEIIDYGLSITSLPEATLTAWDAESGRGWWIINACVDEYYYKVIECIERKRVYKPKSNNDYSEDVMIKSHCNILTLIKKF; this is translated from the coding sequence ATGATCATCACTAAAAATAGAACTACTGGAATCACCTTAACGATAGCGAGCGTCGCTAAATGCGTTTCGCCTTTATGCGACGCGCTTCATGGGCTCTGCCTTGATGCAAGTGGCAGCGACTCGTGCGCCCATGCTGTCCAGCTTGCTGTCGTCGAAGCGCTCAACAATGTTATATTGCACGCTTATAATAATCAGCCAGATAATGATATCGTTGTCCAATGGCGTCCGGAAAACCGCCAATTACGTATTGAAATTATCGACTACGGTCTATCCATAACTTCTTTGCCGGAGGCAACATTAACGGCCTGGGATGCGGAAAGCGGTCGTGGCTGGTGGATTATTAATGCGTGTGTGGATGAATACTATTACAAAGTGATTGAATGTATCGAACGTAAACGGGTTTACAAACCAAAAAGCAATAACGACTATTCTGAAGATGTAATGATTAAATCACATTGCAATATTTTGACTTTAATCAAAAAATTTTAA
- a CDS encoding STAS domain-containing protein: protein MILHEQKHNDIDIIELSGRFIMANTAEVRERLKALIDKGSGKLIIDMEKVTFIDSAACAVLISAFKNMKIKSGRLILVNSPIVQSLIELTRLHTIFEILPNLPASLSQLADK from the coding sequence ATGATCTTACATGAACAAAAACATAACGACATTGATATAATTGAACTATCAGGCCGCTTCATCATGGCTAATACAGCGGAAGTCCGTGAACGATTGAAAGCCTTGATAGATAAAGGATCAGGCAAGCTCATCATTGATATGGAAAAAGTCACTTTTATTGATTCCGCAGCCTGTGCTGTGCTCATATCTGCTTTTAAGAATATGAAAATTAAATCAGGGCGTTTAATTTTAGTCAACAGCCCAATTGTCCAATCGTTAATTGAGCTAACCCGTCTGCACACCATTTTCGAAATATTACCTAATCTGCCTGCTTCTTTAAGTCAATTGGCAGATAAATGA